A genome region from Bacteroides stercoris ATCC 43183 includes the following:
- the kdpB gene encoding potassium-transporting ATPase subunit KdpB: protein MKDKKSASLFQKEQVMESLKQSFVKLNPRVMIKNPIMFTVELVTLVMLVVCILSLGTSEYGTFGYNFLVFVILFVTLLFANFAEAIAEARGKAQADSLRKTREETPAKVLVEGKLRTVSSARLKKGDFFVCEAGDTIPADGEIVEGLASIDESAITGESAPVIREAGGDKSSVTGGTKVLSDKIKVLVTQQPGESFLDKMIALVEGATRKKTPNEIALTILLAGFTLVFVIVCITLIPMADYTNIDHPGTYISIAAILSLFVCLIPTTIGGLLSAIGIAGMDRALRANVITKSGKAVETAGDIDTLLLDKTGTITIGNRKATKFHPAPGIDEKVFVEACLLSSLSDETPEGKSVIELGRENGHRMRDLNTAGAHMIKFTAETKCSGVDLQDGTQIRKGAFDAIRRIVESAGNKFPKEVEEAIAVISGNGGTPLVVCVNKAVLGVIELQDIIKPGIQERFERLRKMGVKTVMVTGDNPLTAKYIAEKAGVDDFIAEAKPEDKMEYIKKEQQAGKLVAMMGDGTNDAPALAQANVGVAMNSGTQAAKEAGNMVDLDNDPTKLIEIVEIGKQLLMTRGTLTTFSIANDVAKYFAIIPALFMVAIPQLAPLNIMGLHSPETAILSAIIFNAVIIPILIPLALRGVRYKPIGASALLRRNLLIYGLGGVIAPFIGIKLIDMFVSLFF, encoded by the coding sequence ATGAAGGATAAAAAATCAGCTTCTTTGTTTCAAAAGGAGCAAGTAATGGAAAGTTTGAAACAGTCATTCGTGAAGTTGAATCCGCGGGTGATGATAAAGAATCCGATCATGTTCACTGTGGAGCTGGTGACATTGGTGATGCTGGTAGTCTGCATCCTCTCTTTGGGAACATCGGAATACGGGACGTTCGGTTATAACTTCCTGGTGTTTGTGATATTGTTTGTCACTTTGTTGTTTGCCAACTTTGCCGAGGCCATTGCCGAAGCCCGTGGCAAGGCACAGGCGGACAGCCTGCGTAAAACGCGTGAAGAAACGCCCGCAAAGGTTTTGGTGGAAGGCAAGTTACGCACTGTAAGCAGCGCACGTCTCAAGAAGGGAGACTTCTTTGTTTGCGAAGCCGGCGATACGATTCCTGCCGATGGCGAGATTGTGGAAGGGTTGGCTTCTATTGACGAGAGTGCCATTACCGGTGAATCCGCTCCGGTAATCCGTGAGGCGGGCGGTGATAAAAGCTCCGTTACCGGCGGTACGAAAGTGCTGTCGGATAAGATAAAGGTGTTGGTTACGCAGCAACCGGGCGAGAGTTTCCTCGACAAGATGATTGCGCTGGTAGAGGGTGCCACCCGGAAGAAAACACCGAACGAAATAGCGCTGACTATCTTATTGGCCGGTTTTACGTTAGTGTTCGTAATCGTATGTATTACGTTGATTCCGATGGCGGACTATACCAATATCGACCATCCGGGTACGTATATCTCTATTGCGGCTATTCTTTCATTGTTTGTCTGCCTGATACCGACAACCATCGGCGGCTTGCTTTCGGCAATCGGTATTGCCGGTATGGATCGTGCTCTGCGTGCCAATGTAATTACAAAATCGGGCAAAGCCGTTGAAACTGCCGGTGACATTGATACGTTGCTGTTGGACAAGACCGGTACAATTACTATCGGTAATCGTAAGGCTACCAAGTTTCATCCGGCTCCGGGCATTGATGAAAAGGTGTTTGTAGAGGCTTGCCTATTGTCCTCGCTTTCCGATGAAACCCCGGAAGGAAAGTCCGTCATCGAGTTGGGGCGTGAGAACGGACATCGTATGCGCGACCTCAATACTGCGGGAGCCCACATGATTAAGTTTACGGCCGAAACCAAATGTTCCGGTGTCGACCTGCAAGACGGTACTCAAATCCGCAAAGGTGCGTTCGATGCGATTCGTCGGATTGTGGAAAGCGCGGGGAATAAATTCCCGAAAGAAGTGGAAGAAGCGATTGCCGTCATTTCGGGCAATGGCGGTACCCCGCTGGTAGTGTGTGTCAATAAAGCGGTATTGGGAGTCATAGAATTGCAGGACATTATCAAGCCGGGCATCCAGGAACGCTTTGAACGTCTTCGTAAAATGGGGGTGAAGACGGTCATGGTGACCGGTGACAACCCGTTGACCGCCAAATATATTGCCGAAAAAGCCGGTGTGGATGATTTCATTGCCGAAGCAAAGCCGGAGGATAAAATGGAGTATATCAAGAAAGAACAGCAGGCCGGCAAACTGGTTGCCATGATGGGAGACGGAACCAATGATGCCCCCGCGCTGGCGCAGGCAAATGTGGGGGTTGCCATGAATAGCGGTACGCAGGCTGCAAAGGAAGCCGGCAATATGGTAGACCTTGACAATGACCCGACCAAGCTGATTGAAATAGTAGAGATAGGCAAGCAGTTGCTGATGACGCGCGGTACGCTTACGACTTTCTCCATTGCGAATGATGTGGCCAAATACTTTGCTATTATTCCCGCACTGTTCATGGTTGCTATCCCTCAATTGGCCCCATTGAATATCATGGGGTTGCATAGCCCTGAAACGGCCATTCTTTCGGCTATCATCTTTAATGCTGTCATCATTCCCATACTGATACCGTTGGCTTTGAGAGGCGTCCGGTACAAACCGATCGGCGCAAGCGCGTTACTGCGCCGCAACTTGCTGATTTATGGTTTGGGTGGTGTCATAGCGCCGTTCATAGGTATTAAGTTAATAGATATGTTTGTCAGTTTGTTTTTTTAA
- a CDS encoding K(+)-transporting ATPase subunit C: MKTLWKSVRITVAFCIFFSVFYILVLWIFAQFAGPNKGNAEVLTLNGKAVGAANVGQMFTEDIYFWGRPSCAGDGYDASSSAGSNKGPANEEYLAEVEARIDTFLLHHPYLQRKEVPAEMVTASASGLDPDITPASAYVQVKRVAEARGMDEATVRGIVDKAVEKPLLGLFGTAKVNVLKLNIALEKANGK; encoded by the coding sequence ATGAAAACTCTTTGGAAATCAGTTAGAATAACCGTCGCTTTCTGCATATTCTTTTCCGTGTTCTATATCCTTGTATTGTGGATATTCGCACAATTTGCAGGGCCGAATAAAGGAAATGCCGAGGTATTGACCCTGAACGGCAAGGCAGTGGGCGCTGCCAACGTGGGGCAGATGTTTACGGAAGACATTTATTTTTGGGGACGGCCTTCCTGTGCCGGTGACGGTTATGATGCAAGCAGCTCGGCAGGTAGCAATAAAGGCCCTGCAAATGAAGAATACCTTGCGGAAGTGGAAGCGCGTATAGATACATTCTTGCTGCATCATCCTTATTTGCAGCGTAAAGAAGTTCCTGCCGAAATGGTAACGGCCAGCGCTTCGGGGCTTGATCCCGATATTACGCCTGCCAGTGCTTATGTACAGGTAAAGCGTGTGGCTGAGGCAAGGGGAATGGATGAGGCTACTGTCCGGGGCATCGTTGACAAGGCTGTTGAAAAACCGTTGCTGGGATTGTTCGGTACGGCGAAAGTGAATGTGCTGAAACTGAATATTGCATTGGAAAAAGCAAATGGAAAATAA
- a CDS encoding sensor protein KdpD — protein MSREESVQHFLDLIKKSRRGKFKVYIGMIAGVGKTYRMLQEAHDLLDNGVDVNIGYVETHGRAGTEAVLAGLPVIPRRKIFYKGKELEEMDLDAIIRIHPEIVIVDELAHTNVEGSRNEKRWQDVMDLLDEGINVISAVNIQHIESINEEVQGISGIEVKERIPDSVLEEADEVVNIDLTAEELITRLKAGKIYKPDKVALALNNFFKTENILQLRELALKEVALRVEKKVENEVVVSCVGVRHEKFMACISSHEKTPRRIIRKAARLATRYNTSFVALYVQTPRESADRIALANQRHLLNHFKLVTELGGEVMQVQSKDVLDSIVTACKEKQITTVCMGSPSFALPQSLFMVLKYRKFVNELAQANIDLIILA, from the coding sequence ATGAGCAGGGAGGAGAGTGTACAACATTTCCTCGACTTGATTAAGAAATCACGTCGTGGTAAGTTTAAGGTCTACATCGGCATGATTGCCGGTGTAGGCAAAACTTATCGTATGCTTCAGGAAGCCCATGACTTGCTGGACAATGGGGTAGACGTGAATATAGGCTATGTGGAAACGCATGGACGTGCCGGTACGGAGGCGGTGTTGGCGGGACTGCCCGTAATTCCCCGGCGTAAGATATTCTATAAGGGTAAGGAACTCGAGGAAATGGACCTTGACGCTATCATCCGTATCCATCCGGAAATCGTTATTGTGGACGAGCTGGCGCATACCAATGTAGAAGGCAGTAGGAATGAGAAGCGTTGGCAGGATGTAATGGACTTGCTGGATGAGGGTATCAATGTTATATCCGCTGTCAACATACAGCATATCGAGAGCATTAATGAAGAAGTGCAAGGCATTTCTGGTATCGAGGTAAAGGAACGCATTCCCGACAGTGTGCTGGAAGAAGCGGATGAAGTGGTGAATATCGACCTGACGGCGGAAGAGCTGATAACCCGCCTGAAAGCCGGTAAAATATACAAGCCGGATAAAGTGGCCCTTGCTTTGAATAATTTCTTCAAGACGGAAAATATTCTGCAACTGCGCGAACTGGCTCTGAAGGAGGTGGCGTTAAGAGTGGAGAAGAAAGTGGAGAATGAAGTGGTGGTTTCCTGTGTGGGCGTGCGGCATGAGAAGTTCATGGCGTGTATCAGCAGTCATGAGAAAACGCCACGCCGCATTATCCGCAAGGCGGCACGATTGGCAACCCGTTATAATACGTCGTTCGTTGCCCTTTATGTACAGACTCCCCGGGAGAGTGCCGACCGCATTGCCCTTGCGAACCAGCGGCATCTGCTGAATCATTTCAAGCTGGTGACCGAATTGGGCGGAGAGGTCATGCAGGTGCAATCCAAAGACGTGTTGGACAGCATCGTTACGGCTTGTAAAGAGAAGCAGATAACGACCGTTTGTATGGGTAGTCCTTCGTTCGCTTTGCCGCAATCCTTGTTTATGGTTCTGAAATATAGAAAATTTGTGAACGAACTGGCGCAAGCAAACATAGATTTGATTATACTTGCATAA
- a CDS encoding ATP-binding protein: MNIRTKLILSVGVLAGMIILLVALSVVNLQILTATEPDSPAAMPGLQRALLWISITGGICILASIVLLVWLPRSINKPIRELTQGILEIANHNYEKRLDMSEHEEFREVADSFNSMAERLTEYRTSTLNDILSAKKFLEAIVNSIHEPIIGLNREHEILFVNKEALTVLNLKREDVIRRSAEELSLKNDLLRRLIRELVNPGEKKEPLKIYADNKESYFQASYITIMNTDADTDESHNLGDVILLKNITEFKELDTAKTTFISTISHELKTPISAILMSLQLLEDNRVGALNEEQEQLSKSIRENADRLLGITGELLNMTQVEAGKLQMIPKITKPIELIEYAIKANQVQADKFNIQIEVEYPEEKMPKLFVDSEKIAWVLTNLLSNAIRYSKENGHVIIGARQEDNSVELYVQDFGKGIDPRYHQSIFDRYFRVPGTKVQGSGLGLSISKDFVEAHGGTLTVQSELGKGSRFVIRLKA, translated from the coding sequence ATGAATATTCGTACAAAACTGATACTCAGTGTAGGCGTTCTGGCAGGTATGATAATCCTGCTGGTAGCCCTTTCTGTTGTAAATCTCCAGATACTGACGGCTACGGAGCCGGATAGCCCTGCCGCCATGCCCGGCTTGCAACGGGCCTTGCTTTGGATTTCCATTACGGGCGGTATTTGCATTCTTGCCAGTATCGTGTTGTTGGTATGGTTGCCCCGCTCCATTAATAAACCTATCAGGGAACTGACGCAGGGCATCCTCGAAATAGCTAACCATAATTATGAAAAACGCCTTGACATGAGCGAACACGAAGAGTTCCGCGAGGTGGCCGATAGTTTTAACAGCATGGCGGAACGCCTTACGGAATATCGTACCAGTACGCTGAATGATATTTTATCCGCCAAAAAGTTTCTGGAAGCCATCGTAAACAGTATTCATGAACCTATTATCGGCTTAAACCGCGAACACGAAATTCTTTTCGTCAATAAAGAAGCGCTGACGGTACTGAATCTGAAGCGTGAGGATGTCATACGCCGTTCGGCAGAGGAACTGTCGCTGAAAAACGATCTGCTCCGGAGGCTGATAAGGGAGTTGGTTAATCCGGGCGAGAAGAAAGAGCCTTTGAAAATTTACGCGGATAATAAGGAAAGCTATTTTCAGGCATCTTATATTACTATTATGAATACGGATGCCGATACGGACGAATCTCATAATCTGGGCGATGTTATCCTGTTGAAGAATATCACCGAATTTAAGGAACTGGATACGGCAAAAACAACTTTTATTTCTACGATTTCGCATGAATTGAAAACCCCTATCTCCGCCATTCTTATGAGTCTGCAGCTTTTAGAGGATAATCGTGTGGGCGCTTTGAACGAGGAACAGGAACAACTTTCGAAAAGTATCAGGGAAAATGCAGACCGCTTGCTGGGGATTACAGGCGAGCTTCTTAATATGACGCAGGTGGAAGCCGGCAAGTTGCAGATGATACCGAAGATAACGAAACCTATCGAACTGATAGAATATGCCATCAAGGCAAATCAGGTGCAGGCCGATAAGTTCAATATACAGATTGAGGTGGAATATCCGGAAGAGAAGATGCCGAAACTGTTTGTGGATAGCGAGAAGATAGCATGGGTGCTCACTAACTTGTTGAGTAACGCCATTCGCTATTCCAAGGAAAACGGGCATGTCATTATCGGCGCAAGGCAGGAAGATAATAGTGTGGAACTTTATGTACAGGATTTCGGTAAAGGTATTGATCCGCGCTATCACCAGAGCATCTTCGACCGTTACTTCCGTGTACCCGGTACGAAAGTGCAGGGAAGCGGATTGGGACTATCCATATCCAAAGATTTTGTAGAAGCTCATGGCGGCACGCTGACCGTTCAGAGTGAATTGGGAAAAGGCAGTCGTTTCGTTATTCGACTGAAAGCGTAA
- a CDS encoding AraC family transcriptional regulator translates to MDTRQERLSRLDSALLDKRQICSSEGVLCAFPSALKSPFMIDGVGLIICRQGSFTFILNQKTFSAKAGDTLFLPKDSLFQVLQASDNVEVYIFIYQTDPIRDFMGNSVVSMHLYSHLATEPCYVWNTGEEEEVLKYLSLLDSTLKIEENPFNRYEQKLLLLALTHRLCSVYTRKLIAEKTSVSHKHDIFIRLVQLIEQYYTKERGVDFYADKLCLSPKYLSALSKSICGYTVQELVFKSIIRKSISLLKNTQKNVQEISDFFNFPNASYFGTFFKKQIGMSPQQYRRM, encoded by the coding sequence ATGGATACCCGACAAGAACGTTTATCGCGCCTTGACAGTGCGTTATTGGACAAACGGCAAATTTGCAGTTCGGAAGGCGTGCTTTGCGCCTTCCCGTCTGCCTTGAAAAGTCCGTTTATGATAGACGGAGTGGGACTTATAATTTGCCGTCAAGGAAGTTTCACCTTCATCCTTAACCAGAAAACATTTTCCGCCAAAGCCGGTGATACGCTCTTTCTGCCGAAGGACTCCTTGTTTCAGGTACTACAGGCATCCGACAACGTAGAGGTATATATCTTCATCTATCAGACCGACCCCATACGGGACTTTATGGGAAACTCGGTAGTATCCATGCACCTATACTCGCATCTGGCCACCGAACCGTGCTACGTATGGAATACCGGAGAAGAAGAAGAGGTTTTAAAATACCTGTCACTATTGGACAGTACGCTGAAAATAGAAGAGAATCCTTTTAACCGGTATGAACAGAAGTTGCTTCTGTTGGCACTGACCCACAGGCTTTGCTCGGTTTATACACGCAAACTCATTGCCGAAAAGACTTCCGTAAGCCACAAGCACGATATATTTATCCGCCTGGTGCAATTAATAGAACAATATTATACGAAAGAGCGGGGGGTGGACTTCTACGCGGACAAGCTATGCCTGTCGCCCAAATACCTCTCCGCCCTCTCCAAATCCATTTGCGGATACACGGTACAGGAGCTGGTATTCAAGTCCATTATCCGCAAAAGCATTTCACTACTCAAGAATACACAAAAGAACGTACAGGAAATCTCCGATTTCTTCAACTTCCCGAACGCATCCTATTTCGGCACTTTCTTCAAGAAACAGATTGGAATGTCGCCACAGCAATACCGCAGAATGTAG
- a CDS encoding HlyD family secretion protein, whose translation MEAIEKNNASNTHQEKAKKLRKLRRWQIAVSLLGAAIVVWGIVEVACLFLGYNRTETSNDAQIEQYISPINLRASGYIKKIYFTEHQEVHKGDTLLVLDDREYKIRVMEAEAALKDALAGATVIGATLQTTQTTASVYDASISEIEIRLAKLEKDRQRYQNLVQRNAATPIQLEQIETEYEATRKKLEATKRQQKAALSGVNEVSHRRESTEAAIQRATAALEMARLNLSYTVVVAPCDGKLGRRALEEGQFITAGQTITYILPDTQKWIVANYKETQVENLHIGQEVTITVDAISDKEFTGTITAISGATGSKYSLVPTDNSAGNFVKIQQRIPVRIDFTNLSKEDNEKLAAGMMVIVKAEL comes from the coding sequence ATGGAAGCAATAGAAAAAAATAACGCATCGAACACACATCAGGAGAAAGCTAAAAAACTTCGTAAGCTACGTCGCTGGCAAATCGCAGTCAGCTTGTTGGGAGCAGCAATCGTTGTTTGGGGAATAGTGGAAGTTGCTTGTCTCTTCCTCGGCTACAATCGCACAGAAACCAGTAATGACGCACAGATAGAGCAGTACATATCCCCTATCAACCTACGCGCATCAGGCTATATCAAGAAGATTTATTTTACCGAACATCAAGAGGTACATAAAGGCGATACGCTCCTTGTATTGGACGACCGCGAATATAAGATACGCGTAATGGAAGCCGAAGCCGCACTGAAAGACGCACTGGCCGGCGCTACCGTAATCGGGGCCACATTGCAAACCACACAGACCACCGCTTCCGTGTACGACGCTTCCATCTCTGAAATTGAAATCCGTCTTGCCAAACTGGAGAAAGACCGCCAACGCTACCAGAACCTGGTGCAAAGAAATGCAGCCACTCCCATACAGTTGGAACAGATAGAAACGGAATACGAAGCCACCCGCAAGAAGCTGGAAGCAACAAAACGCCAGCAAAAAGCCGCTTTGTCGGGAGTCAATGAAGTATCACACCGCCGTGAAAGTACAGAAGCCGCCATCCAACGGGCAACCGCTGCTTTGGAAATGGCACGTCTGAATCTTTCCTACACTGTAGTAGTAGCTCCCTGCGATGGCAAATTGGGACGCCGGGCACTGGAAGAAGGCCAGTTCATCACAGCCGGACAAACCATTACTTATATCCTGCCCGATACTCAAAAATGGATTGTCGCCAACTATAAGGAAACTCAAGTGGAAAACCTGCATATAGGACAAGAGGTTACCATCACTGTAGATGCTATCAGCGACAAAGAGTTCACGGGAACAATCACAGCCATATCCGGCGCTACGGGTTCCAAGTACTCATTGGTTCCTACCGACAATTCAGCCGGAAACTTCGTCAAAATACAACAACGCATACCCGTACGCATCGACTTCACCAATCTTTCCAAAGAAGATAACGAAAAACTTGCTGCCGGTATGATGGTAATAGTGAAAGCCGAACTCTGA
- a CDS encoding TolC family protein, with the protein MKKLLFIFSFLCLSAVEGYAQKTLTLKDCLEIGIENNLSLESKRKEMQKSKYGVSENRARLLPQINGFANYNDNIDPPVSVTDGSAYGNPYNITYTLRNSANAGLQLQMPLYNQTLYTTVSIAKTMDEISRLSYEKAREDLILEICKMYYLGQTTAEQVTLIKANITRLEELKNITVAFHDNGMAMEVDVKRVNINLENLKVQYDNVLAMQEQQLNLLKYIMDYPAEEQITLVPVNSENITPVELTGLSENLYELQLLQSQRVMAEKQKKMIGHGYIPSLNLTANWMFSAYTDKAYRWFHSGPSNHWFRSYGLDVSLRVPIFDGLDKRYKNRKAAIDIENIKLAQENTRKNLQTQYLNATNDLMNNQRNFKKQKDNYLLAEDVYTVTMDRYREGIASMTEVLQDEMQMSEAQNNYISAHYNYRVTTLLLLKLTGQIDTLIK; encoded by the coding sequence ATGAAAAAACTACTATTCATTTTTTCCTTTCTCTGTTTGTCGGCTGTCGAAGGATACGCCCAAAAGACTTTGACGCTGAAAGATTGCCTTGAAATAGGTATCGAAAACAACCTGTCCTTGGAAAGCAAACGCAAGGAAATGCAGAAAAGCAAATATGGAGTTTCTGAAAACCGGGCAAGACTATTGCCCCAAATCAACGGGTTTGCCAATTACAATGACAACATAGACCCACCCGTATCCGTTACCGACGGTTCGGCCTACGGAAATCCGTATAACATTACCTATACCCTACGGAACAGTGCCAATGCCGGCCTGCAGTTGCAAATGCCACTTTACAACCAAACCCTGTACACCACTGTTTCCATAGCCAAAACTATGGACGAGATAAGCCGTCTTTCTTATGAGAAAGCACGGGAAGACCTTATCCTGGAAATATGCAAGATGTATTATCTGGGGCAAACCACAGCCGAGCAAGTCACACTGATAAAGGCCAATATCACCCGGTTGGAAGAATTAAAAAACATCACAGTAGCTTTCCATGACAATGGTATGGCCATGGAAGTGGATGTAAAACGGGTCAATATCAATCTGGAAAATCTGAAAGTACAATACGACAATGTACTGGCCATGCAGGAACAACAACTGAACCTGCTGAAATATATCATGGATTATCCTGCCGAAGAACAGATAACCTTAGTTCCGGTAAACTCCGAGAACATTACGCCTGTTGAGTTGACCGGACTATCCGAAAATCTGTACGAACTCCAACTGCTGCAATCGCAAAGGGTCATGGCTGAAAAGCAGAAAAAGATGATTGGTCACGGTTATATTCCTTCATTAAACCTGACCGCCAACTGGATGTTCTCCGCCTATACGGACAAGGCCTACCGTTGGTTCCATTCCGGACCGTCCAACCATTGGTTCCGTTCCTACGGACTGGACGTATCCTTACGCGTTCCTATATTCGACGGACTGGATAAGCGTTACAAAAACCGAAAAGCTGCAATAGACATCGAAAATATAAAGCTGGCACAGGAAAATACCCGCAAAAATCTGCAGACCCAATATCTGAACGCCACCAACGACCTGATGAACAACCAACGTAACTTCAAAAAGCAGAAAGATAACTACCTGCTTGCCGAAGATGTATATACGGTCACAATGGATCGGTACAGAGAGGGTATCGCTTCCATGACCGAAGTCCTGCAAGACGAAATGCAGATGAGCGAAGCGCAAAACAACTATATCAGCGCACATTACAACTATCGGGTAACAACCCTGCTGCTGTTGAAGCTGACAGGACAAATAGATACATTAATTAAATAA
- a CDS encoding RNA recognition motif domain-containing protein — protein MNIYISGLSYGINNADLTNLFAEFGEVSSAKVILDRETGRSRGFAFVEMNNDTEGQKAIDELNGVEYDSKVISVSVARPREERPSNGSSRGGYNNSRRY, from the coding sequence ATGAACATTTACATTTCAGGTTTAAGTTATGGCATTAATAATGCTGACTTGACAAATTTATTTGCAGAGTTTGGAGAAGTTTCTTCAGCTAAAGTAATTCTCGATAGAGAAACCGGTAGATCCAGAGGATTCGCTTTTGTAGAGATGAACAATGATACAGAAGGACAGAAAGCTATTGACGAATTGAACGGCGTAGAATATGACAGCAAGGTTATTTCTGTAAGCGTTGCGCGTCCTCGCGAGGAAAGACCCTCGAATGGTAGCTCTCGTGGTGGTTATAATAACTCCAGAAGATATTAA